The Bradyrhizobium sp. WBAH42 genome includes a window with the following:
- a CDS encoding DMT family transporter: protein MSAPQAIPSAGRPLSAGAIALMLMLCLTWGFNQIAVKLVLPDIPPMLQATIRSMGALPVLFLIGTFRGVNFFERDGTWKPGLIAGLMFGIEFVLIFQGLRLTSASRAVVFLYTAPFFVALGSYQVLGERLGGSQWLGLAISFAGVAFAIGVPQPNVDSHVLLGDLMIVGGAALWAATTLVAKGTRLRFAAPEKALGYQVATSIPILGLAAWLFGESITHTPSPLSLGLMAFQAIWVVGTTFTLWFALVKAYSASKLSAFTFITPLFGVVGSYFIMHDTLSLTFGAAAVLVIAGLFLVNRPSSSAAAPRDALLNVTKT from the coding sequence ATGTCCGCACCTCAAGCCATACCGTCCGCCGGCCGTCCCCTCAGTGCCGGCGCCATCGCCCTGATGCTCATGCTGTGCCTGACCTGGGGATTCAACCAGATCGCGGTGAAGCTGGTGCTGCCGGACATTCCGCCCATGCTCCAGGCCACCATCCGCTCGATGGGCGCGCTGCCGGTGCTGTTCCTGATCGGCACCTTTCGTGGCGTCAATTTCTTCGAACGTGACGGCACCTGGAAGCCGGGTCTGATCGCCGGGTTGATGTTCGGTATCGAATTCGTGCTGATCTTCCAGGGGCTGCGTCTCACCTCCGCCTCGCGCGCGGTGGTGTTCCTCTACACGGCGCCGTTCTTCGTTGCGCTCGGCTCCTACCAGGTGCTCGGCGAGCGTCTCGGCGGCTCGCAATGGCTGGGCCTTGCCATCAGCTTTGCCGGCGTGGCGTTTGCCATCGGCGTGCCCCAGCCCAATGTCGATTCGCATGTTCTGCTCGGCGACCTCATGATCGTCGGGGGCGCCGCGCTGTGGGCCGCGACGACGCTGGTTGCCAAGGGCACGCGGCTGCGCTTCGCCGCGCCCGAGAAGGCGCTGGGCTATCAGGTCGCGACCTCGATCCCGATCCTGGGGCTGGCGGCCTGGCTGTTCGGCGAATCCATCACGCACACTCCGTCGCCGCTCTCGCTCGGCCTGATGGCGTTCCAGGCGATCTGGGTGGTGGGAACCACGTTCACGCTTTGGTTCGCGCTGGTGAAGGCCTATTCGGCCAGCAAATTGTCCGCTTTTACCTTCATCACCCCTTTGTTTGGCGTGGTGGGTAGCTATTTCATCATGCACGACACCCTCAGCCTGACATTCGGGGCCGCAGCGGTCCTTGTAATTGCTGGGCTTTTTCTGGTTAACCGTCCCAGCTCATCAGCTGCGGCGCCGCGCGATGCATTGCTGAACGTCACCAAAACCTGA
- the ispG gene encoding flavodoxin-dependent (E)-4-hydroxy-3-methylbut-2-enyl-diphosphate synthase: MNKLENPLDSDIAGPAPRHRTTQVKVGNVAVGGGAPIVVQSMTNTDTADIDGTIAQVAALARAGSEMVRITVDREEAAAAVPHIRDGLAKRGITTPLIGDFHYIGHKLLAAYPACAEALAKYRINPGNVGFKDKRDTQFADIIEIANKNNKPVRIGANWGSLDQELLTKLMDENAASPNPRDVRAVTREAMVQSALLSAARAEELGMPKDRIILSAKVSAVQDLIAVYQDLAARSDYAIHLGLTEAGMGSKGIVASSAALGILLQQGIGDTIRISLTPEPGGDRTREVQVGQELLQTMGFRTFVPLVAACPGCGRTTSTTFQELARSIQDFIRDEMPTWKTKYPGVEELNVAVMGCIVNGPGESKHANIGISLPGTGEAPAAPVFVDGKKFRTLRGPTISADFKALVIDYIDQRYGQGAKVPVSAAE, translated from the coding sequence ATGAACAAGCTCGAAAACCCTCTCGATTCAGACATTGCGGGCCCGGCGCCCCGGCATCGGACCACCCAGGTCAAGGTCGGCAACGTCGCCGTCGGCGGCGGTGCACCGATCGTCGTGCAGTCGATGACCAACACCGACACCGCCGATATCGACGGCACCATCGCCCAGGTCGCCGCGCTGGCGCGCGCCGGCTCCGAAATGGTCCGCATCACCGTGGACCGCGAGGAGGCCGCGGCCGCCGTTCCGCACATCCGCGACGGCCTCGCCAAGCGCGGCATCACGACGCCCCTGATCGGTGACTTCCATTATATCGGCCACAAGCTGCTCGCGGCCTATCCGGCCTGTGCCGAGGCGCTGGCCAAATACCGCATCAATCCCGGCAATGTCGGCTTCAAGGACAAGCGCGACACCCAGTTCGCCGACATCATCGAGATCGCGAACAAGAACAACAAGCCGGTGCGCATCGGCGCCAATTGGGGCTCGCTCGACCAGGAGCTTTTGACCAAGCTGATGGACGAGAATGCGGCCTCGCCCAACCCGCGCGACGTGCGCGCGGTGACGCGCGAGGCCATGGTGCAGTCGGCGCTGCTCTCGGCCGCGCGCGCCGAAGAGCTCGGCATGCCCAAGGACCGCATCATCCTCTCGGCGAAGGTCTCGGCGGTGCAGGATCTGATCGCGGTCTACCAGGATCTTGCGGCGCGTTCGGACTACGCCATCCATCTCGGTCTCACCGAAGCCGGCATGGGCTCGAAGGGCATCGTCGCCTCCTCGGCCGCGCTCGGCATCCTGTTGCAGCAGGGCATCGGCGACACCATCCGCATCTCGCTGACGCCCGAGCCCGGCGGCGACCGTACCCGCGAGGTGCAGGTTGGCCAGGAGCTCTTGCAGACCATGGGCTTCCGCACCTTCGTGCCGCTGGTTGCAGCCTGCCCCGGCTGCGGCCGCACCACCTCGACCACGTTCCAGGAGCTGGCCCGTTCGATCCAGGATTTCATCCGCGACGAGATGCCGACCTGGAAGACGAAATACCCTGGTGTCGAGGAGCTCAACGTCGCGGTGATGGGCTGCATCGTCAACGGCCCCGGCGAATCCAAGCACGCCAATATCGGCATCTCGCTGCCGGGCACCGGCGAAGCGCCGGCCGCGCCCGTCTTCGTCGACGGCAAGAAGTTCCGCACGCTGCGCGGCCCGACCATCTCCGCCGACTTCAAGGCGCTGGTGATCGACTACATCGACCAGCGCTACGGCCAGGGCGCCAAGGTGCCGGTATCAGCGGCGGAGTAG
- a CDS encoding TauD/TfdA family dioxygenase, producing MSSLAGKQGPRYRHMAEDGAPYETIAVEKLTPIIGAEISGVDIGKLVSDDARSNQQMDEIHRALAENLVIFFRDQHITPQQHLAFGRKFGELHFHPAAPHEDEDPALMKIYADKNSPRANGEGWHSDVSCDLEPPMGSILYIKQCPPRGGDTLFANMYAAYEALSERMKTYLDGLTALHDGEPIYRGLYANYGVADRPSYPHAEHPVVRTHPVTGRKALYVNRGFTRHISGIPRDESDAMLAYLYQHAENPLFQCRFRWTENAIAFWDNRCTQHRAMWDYWPHTRSGTRVTVKGERPV from the coding sequence ATGAGCTCACTCGCCGGCAAGCAGGGCCCGCGCTATCGCCACATGGCCGAAGACGGCGCGCCCTACGAGACCATCGCCGTCGAAAAGCTCACACCCATCATCGGCGCGGAAATCTCGGGCGTCGATATCGGCAAGCTCGTCTCGGACGATGCCCGTTCCAATCAACAGATGGACGAGATCCACCGCGCGCTCGCCGAAAACCTCGTCATCTTCTTCCGCGACCAGCACATCACGCCGCAGCAGCATCTCGCGTTCGGCCGCAAGTTCGGCGAGCTGCATTTTCATCCCGCAGCTCCGCACGAGGACGAAGACCCCGCCTTGATGAAGATCTATGCGGACAAGAACTCGCCGCGGGCGAACGGCGAGGGCTGGCACTCCGACGTCTCCTGCGATCTCGAGCCGCCGATGGGCTCGATCCTCTACATCAAGCAATGCCCGCCGCGCGGCGGCGACACGCTGTTCGCCAACATGTACGCGGCCTATGAGGCGCTGTCGGAGCGCATGAAGACCTATCTCGACGGCTTGACGGCGCTGCACGATGGCGAGCCGATCTATCGCGGGCTCTACGCCAATTATGGCGTCGCCGATCGCCCCTCTTATCCCCATGCCGAGCATCCCGTCGTGCGCACCCATCCGGTCACCGGCAGGAAAGCGCTTTACGTCAACCGCGGCTTCACCCGCCACATCAGCGGCATCCCGCGCGACGAGAGCGATGCGATGCTGGCCTATCTCTACCAGCACGCCGAAAACCCGCTGTTCCAGTGCCGCTTCCGCTGGACCGAGAACGCCATCGCCTTCTGGGACAACCGCTGCACCCAGCACCGCGCGATGTGGGACTACTGGCCGCACACACGCTCCGGCACGCGTGTGACGGTGAAGGGGGAGCGGCCGGTGTAG
- a CDS encoding N-acetylmuramoyl-L-alanine amidase, with the protein MGQLRSIIAGLVASILLSSLALVDAGDAAAARKIARPRPRPSPPARCETPKFRIVVDVGHTPDSYGALSARNDPEFGFNFRLARLIAAKLKSEGFAATRLLVTDGKARPSLFKRVGAANEGRADLFLSVHHDSVPDKLLETWEFDGARSYFSDRFSGHSLFVSQQNPHFATSLMLARMIGRQLKEQGLHYASQYTLPVMGRYRRQLLDKDVGVYRYDGLVVLSRTHSAAVLLEAGSIINRDEEMEMNSPERQEAVAGAVAAAMREFCGRR; encoded by the coding sequence TTGGGGCAATTGCGGAGCATCATCGCCGGGCTGGTCGCGTCGATCCTGCTGTCGTCGCTCGCCCTTGTCGATGCCGGCGACGCCGCGGCCGCGCGAAAGATTGCAAGACCCAGGCCGAGGCCGTCGCCGCCGGCCAGATGTGAGACGCCCAAATTCCGGATCGTCGTGGACGTCGGCCACACGCCGGACTCCTACGGTGCGTTGAGCGCGCGCAATGATCCAGAGTTCGGCTTCAACTTCCGCCTCGCACGGCTCATCGCGGCCAAGCTCAAATCCGAGGGCTTTGCCGCAACCCGCCTGCTCGTCACGGATGGCAAGGCACGGCCGAGCCTGTTCAAGCGCGTCGGTGCCGCGAACGAAGGCCGCGCCGATCTGTTCCTGTCGGTCCATCATGATTCGGTGCCGGACAAGCTGCTCGAGACCTGGGAATTCGACGGCGCAAGGAGCTATTTCAGCGATCGGTTTTCCGGCCACTCGCTGTTCGTGTCGCAGCAGAATCCGCACTTTGCCACCAGCCTGATGCTGGCCCGGATGATCGGCCGGCAATTGAAGGAGCAGGGCCTGCACTATGCCAGCCAGTACACCCTGCCGGTGATGGGCCGGTACCGGCGCCAGCTGCTCGACAAGGATGTCGGCGTCTACCGCTATGACGGGCTCGTCGTGCTGTCGCGCACGCACAGCGCCGCCGTGCTGCTCGAGGCCGGCTCGATCATCAATCGCGACGAGGAAATGGAGATGAACTCGCCGGAGCGGCAGGAGGCCGTCGCGGGCGCCGTTGCGGCTGCGATGAGGGAGTTTTGCGGGAGACGGTAG
- a CDS encoding Na+/H+ antiporter codes for MEAKFQIFLILLAVLAGVALAARRFNVAPAILLMLAGVGLAFVPGMPSVELPPELVLLVVLPPLIYSASVAMSWREFKKNLRPIVLLAVGAVIFTTAMVAAATHYMIGLPWTVGFLLGAIVAPPDVVAPLAIARRLNMPRRILVVLEGEGLANDATALILYRFALAAIMVGHFSLPLAAGEFLLIVAGEIAFGIGVGWLSLRFRKWSGDPQVELTLSLITPYVSYWLPEHVGGSGVIATVACGLYVSWNGPLLISSATRLQGIFFWDLVIYLIEGMLFLLTGFQMRALYEKSKTFPLDDILIATAVVLVIVVIARFAWLYPATYLPRMLSRSLRERDPSPPWQWPFVLAFTGVRGAVSLAAALALPFALPDGEAFPYRDLILFVAFGVIFVTLIGVGLTLPPIVRWLGVAEAGRHEHAAEHEAEIAARRQALESALKSLDALTAEKDISDEVMRLLRARHDIRVNQLPDSLDPNHHDISAAGTALTRDLIAAERKFIHNLLRDGQITDETRRRIERDLDLEEASLANREYRGGPL; via the coding sequence ATGGAAGCGAAGTTTCAAATCTTTCTCATCCTGCTGGCCGTGCTGGCAGGCGTGGCACTGGCCGCACGACGCTTCAACGTCGCCCCTGCCATCCTCCTGATGCTGGCAGGCGTGGGTCTCGCTTTCGTGCCGGGCATGCCGTCGGTGGAGCTGCCGCCGGAGCTGGTGCTGCTGGTGGTGCTGCCACCACTGATCTACTCGGCCAGCGTCGCGATGAGCTGGCGCGAATTCAAGAAGAACCTGCGTCCGATCGTGCTGCTCGCGGTCGGCGCGGTGATCTTCACCACGGCGATGGTGGCGGCCGCCACGCACTACATGATCGGTCTGCCCTGGACCGTCGGCTTCCTGCTCGGGGCCATCGTCGCGCCGCCCGACGTGGTGGCGCCGCTCGCGATCGCGCGCCGGCTGAACATGCCGCGCCGTATCCTGGTCGTGCTCGAAGGCGAAGGTCTCGCCAACGACGCCACCGCGCTGATCCTCTACCGCTTCGCGCTTGCGGCCATCATGGTCGGACATTTCTCGCTGCCGCTCGCGGCCGGCGAGTTCCTCCTCATCGTCGCCGGCGAGATCGCCTTCGGCATCGGCGTCGGCTGGCTGTCCCTTCGCTTCCGCAAATGGTCCGGGGATCCGCAGGTCGAGCTGACGCTGTCGCTGATTACGCCCTATGTCTCGTACTGGCTGCCCGAGCACGTCGGCGGCTCCGGCGTGATCGCAACCGTCGCCTGCGGGCTCTATGTCAGCTGGAACGGCCCGTTGCTGATCTCCTCGGCGACGCGCCTGCAAGGCATCTTCTTCTGGGATCTCGTGATCTACCTGATCGAGGGCATGCTGTTCCTGCTCACCGGCTTCCAGATGCGCGCCCTCTACGAGAAATCGAAGACTTTTCCGCTCGACGACATTCTCATCGCAACCGCCGTGGTCCTTGTGATCGTCGTGATCGCGCGTTTTGCCTGGCTCTATCCCGCGACCTATCTGCCGCGGATGCTGTCCAGGTCGCTCCGCGAGCGCGATCCGTCGCCGCCATGGCAATGGCCGTTCGTGCTCGCTTTCACCGGCGTACGCGGCGCAGTGTCGCTGGCCGCCGCGCTGGCGCTGCCGTTCGCGCTGCCGGATGGCGAGGCGTTTCCGTATCGCGACCTGATCCTGTTCGTCGCCTTCGGTGTCATCTTCGTGACGCTGATCGGCGTCGGCCTGACGCTGCCGCCGATCGTGCGTTGGCTCGGCGTCGCCGAGGCCGGTCGTCACGAGCATGCCGCCGAGCACGAAGCCGAGATCGCCGCGCGCCGTCAGGCGCTGGAGTCCGCGCTGAAATCACTCGACGCGCTCACCGCGGAAAAGGACATTTCCGACGAGGTGATGCGGCTGCTGCGCGCCCGTCACGACATCCGCGTCAACCAGCTCCCGGATTCGCTCGATCCCAACCACCACGACATCTCCGCCGCCGGCACCGCTCTGACCCGCGACCTGATCGCCGCCGAGCGCAAATTCATCCACAACCTGCTGCGCGACGGCCAGATCACCGACGAGACGCGGCGGCGGATCGAGCGCGATCTGGACCTGGAGGAGGCGAGCCTGGCGAACAGGGAATATCGGGGCGGGCCGCTGTAG
- the bla gene encoding class A beta-lactamase, whose amino-acid sequence MLLDRRSLLASLCWMAASPVLAAEAVPEFEAYERESGGRIGVYAENLATGAKLAWRADERFVMCSTFKASLAANVLARVDRGEEQLAAMIPYGQADLLEYAPVARENLAAGKMSVGEMCKAIVELSDNTCANLLLARIGGPAALTAFWRSLGDATSRLDHNEPELNRSQPGDPRDTTTPAAMAGNLRRLVTGEALSPASRALLTEWMVNCKTGANRLRGGLPAAWKIGDKTGNNGKDASGDIAVAWPKPDTPILIAAYTQGGAPSAAQIAAVFAQIGRMVAERLA is encoded by the coding sequence ATGCTGCTCGATCGCCGTTCCCTGCTCGCCTCGCTCTGCTGGATGGCCGCCTCTCCCGTGCTGGCCGCGGAGGCAGTGCCGGAATTCGAAGCCTATGAACGCGAGAGCGGCGGGCGGATCGGCGTCTATGCCGAAAATCTCGCGACCGGCGCAAAGCTCGCCTGGCGCGCCGACGAACGGTTCGTAATGTGCTCGACGTTCAAGGCGTCGCTCGCAGCTAACGTTCTGGCGCGGGTCGATCGCGGCGAGGAGCAGCTCGCAGCCATGATCCCTTATGGCCAGGCGGATCTGCTGGAATACGCACCGGTGGCGCGGGAAAATCTCGCGGCCGGCAAGATGTCGGTCGGTGAGATGTGCAAGGCCATCGTCGAGCTCAGCGACAACACCTGCGCCAATCTGCTGCTGGCGCGGATCGGCGGCCCCGCCGCGCTGACCGCATTCTGGCGGTCGCTCGGCGATGCCACCTCGCGGCTCGACCACAACGAGCCCGAGCTCAACCGCTCGCAGCCCGGCGATCCCCGGGACACCACGACGCCGGCGGCGATGGCGGGAAATTTGCGGCGGCTGGTCACGGGCGAGGCACTGTCGCCGGCCTCGCGTGCCCTGCTCACCGAATGGATGGTGAACTGCAAGACCGGTGCAAACCGGCTGCGTGGCGGACTCCCCGCAGCCTGGAAGATCGGCGATAAGACCGGCAACAACGGCAAGGACGCCTCGGGCGATATCGCTGTCGCCTGGCCGAAGCCGGACACGCCGATCCTGATCGCGGCCTATACTCAGGGCGGTGCGCCGAGCGCGGCGCAGATCGCCGCAGTGTTCGCGCAGATTGGACGGATGGTGGCCGAGCGGCTGGCGTGA
- a CDS encoding GFA family protein, whose translation MTESENSNARILVGECYCRAVRFEVADAFSYAMNCHCSNCRRTTGAAFKPFAGIRQDRLRIVRGGDLRLIVGDDTTHDAHCGRCGSLLYSRVREGQWVHVAMGTLVDAPSIRPSAHIFVGSKAPWHEITDDLPQYREHIGVV comes from the coding sequence ATGACAGAATCAGAAAATTCGAACGCTCGCATCCTTGTCGGCGAATGCTATTGCCGCGCCGTGCGCTTCGAGGTGGCCGATGCATTTTCCTATGCGATGAACTGCCACTGCTCGAACTGCCGACGCACCACGGGTGCCGCCTTCAAGCCGTTCGCCGGCATCCGGCAGGACAGGCTTCGCATTGTCAGGGGTGGCGACCTGCGGCTGATTGTCGGCGACGACACCACCCACGACGCGCATTGTGGCCGCTGCGGCTCGCTGCTCTATTCCCGGGTCCGAGAGGGACAGTGGGTCCATGTCGCCATGGGAACCCTGGTCGATGCCCCCTCGATCCGGCCGAGCGCCCATATTTTCGTCGGCTCGAAGGCGCCCTGGCATGAAATTACGGACGATCTGCCGCAATATCGGGAACACATCGGGGTTGTCTGA
- a CDS encoding caspase family protein, which produces MRSLLRLCPLLVALGLMFGAGPAFAGKRVALVLANSAYQHAASLSNPVNDGSVMAKTLKEAGFDVVDSRHDLSALDTRRVLRDFADATRDADIAVVYYAGHGIEVDGSNYLIPVDAKLERDTDVYDEALSLDRVLVAVEPAKQLRLVILDACRDNPFSKRMKRTVASRGIGRGLAQVEPTSPNTLIAYSAKAGFTAQDGDGANSPFTIALSKHLTTPGLDVRRAFGFVRDDVLKSTGNKQEPFVYGSLGGEDVPLVPVKLAPAAPVVNPQADIRRDYELALQVGNRPAWEAFLAQHPDGFYASLAKLQLEKIGAERAHAAAIEKAKQAEAERDRLAALGAQKDAQAKAAADAKAAEQAQLAAQKAKEQAQQQAAAAEQQRVNLAATAPSAAPAASAAGTNVAALTPAIAPADLNRSVQTELGRVGCFSGQADGNWNTSSQRSLSQFNRYAGTKLDVKVASTDALDAVKAKPSRVCPLVCEHGFKAEGDKCTRIVCGDGYVLNDDNECEKKRAAKPASKPATSRRDEGEDRPARQRPQAGAAAGGYGAAAAARTGRGSGGSGQIFCNDLLCRPVRPGCHLAFRGGGGPHNDANYEVCN; this is translated from the coding sequence ATGCGCAGCTTGCTCAGACTTTGTCCGCTTCTCGTCGCCCTCGGCCTGATGTTCGGCGCCGGGCCTGCTTTTGCCGGAAAGCGCGTGGCGCTGGTGCTCGCCAATTCGGCCTATCAACACGCGGCCTCGCTCTCCAATCCCGTCAATGACGGGTCGGTGATGGCCAAGACGCTGAAGGAGGCCGGCTTCGACGTCGTCGACTCCCGGCACGATCTGTCGGCGCTGGACACGCGGCGCGTGCTGCGCGACTTCGCCGACGCGACCCGCGATGCCGATATCGCCGTGGTCTACTACGCCGGCCACGGCATCGAGGTCGACGGCTCGAACTATCTGATCCCGGTGGATGCCAAGCTCGAGCGCGACACCGACGTCTATGACGAGGCGCTCTCGCTCGACCGTGTCCTGGTTGCGGTCGAGCCTGCCAAGCAGTTGCGTCTGGTGATCCTCGATGCCTGCCGCGACAATCCGTTCAGCAAGAGGATGAAGCGCACGGTTGCCTCGCGCGGCATCGGCCGCGGCCTCGCGCAGGTCGAGCCGACCAGCCCCAACACGCTGATCGCCTATTCGGCCAAGGCCGGCTTCACCGCGCAGGACGGCGACGGTGCGAACAGCCCGTTCACCATCGCGCTGTCGAAGCATCTGACGACGCCGGGCCTCGACGTCCGCCGCGCCTTCGGCTTCGTGCGCGACGACGTGCTGAAGTCGACCGGCAACAAGCAGGAGCCGTTCGTCTACGGCTCGCTCGGCGGCGAGGATGTGCCGCTGGTGCCGGTCAAGCTGGCGCCGGCGGCGCCCGTGGTCAATCCCCAGGCCGACATCCGCCGAGATTACGAGCTTGCGCTCCAGGTCGGCAACCGGCCGGCGTGGGAAGCCTTCCTCGCCCAGCATCCCGACGGCTTCTATGCGAGCCTCGCCAAGCTCCAGCTCGAGAAGATCGGCGCCGAGCGGGCGCATGCGGCGGCGATCGAGAAGGCGAAGCAGGCCGAGGCCGAGCGCGACCGGCTTGCTGCGCTCGGCGCGCAGAAGGATGCGCAAGCCAAGGCCGCGGCCGATGCCAAAGCCGCCGAGCAGGCACAGCTTGCCGCGCAGAAGGCCAAGGAGCAGGCGCAGCAGCAGGCGGCCGCCGCCGAGCAGCAGCGCGTCAATCTCGCAGCGACGGCGCCGAGCGCTGCGCCGGCCGCGAGCGCCGCCGGCACCAACGTTGCCGCGCTGACCCCGGCGATCGCGCCGGCCGACCTCAACCGCTCGGTGCAGACCGAGCTCGGCCGCGTCGGCTGCTTCTCCGGGCAGGCCGACGGCAATTGGAATACGTCCTCGCAGCGCTCGCTGTCGCAGTTCAACCGCTATGCCGGCACCAAGCTCGACGTGAAGGTGGCGAGCACCGACGCGCTCGATGCGGTCAAGGCCAAGCCGTCGCGGGTCTGCCCGCTGGTCTGCGAGCACGGTTTCAAGGCCGAAGGCGACAAGTGCACCAGGATCGTTTGCGGCGACGGCTATGTGCTGAATGACGACAATGAATGCGAGAAGAAGCGCGCCGCCAAGCCCGCGTCAAAGCCCGCGACCTCGCGGCGCGACGAAGGCGAGGACCGTCCTGCACGGCAGCGGCCGCAGGCCGGTGCTGCAGCGGGCGGCTACGGCGCTGCTGCGGCGGCTCGCACGGGTCGTGGCTCGGGCGGCAGCGGTCAGATTTTTTGCAACGATCTGCTCTGCCGGCCGGTCAGGCCCGGCTGCCACCTCGCCTTTCGTGGCGGCGGCGGCCCTCACAATGATGCGAATTACGAGGTCTGCAACTGA
- a CDS encoding DUF1345 domain-containing protein — protein MAVEGKEDPVLVRFRQMSRPMRLIYARPRTFIALAIGILVCLLLPGTYRLVTRLVLGWDALIAVYLVLVYTMMLCNDHQHIRRAAAMQDDGRFVILLVTATGAFASIAAIVAELGTPHRGALELSIAVTTITLSWAAVHTTFALHYAHDYYRHGTAGGLQFPSGEKEDHADYWDFVYFSFVIGMTAQVSDVGITDKTIRRTATAHGIVSFIYNTALLALTVNIAASAIAT, from the coding sequence ATGGCGGTCGAGGGCAAAGAAGATCCCGTCCTCGTCCGCTTCCGCCAGATGTCGCGGCCGATGCGGCTGATCTATGCGCGGCCACGGACCTTCATTGCGCTCGCGATCGGCATCCTGGTCTGCCTGCTGCTGCCGGGGACCTATCGGCTGGTGACGCGGCTCGTGCTCGGCTGGGACGCGCTGATCGCCGTCTATCTCGTGCTGGTCTACACGATGATGCTATGCAACGACCATCAGCACATTCGCCGCGCCGCCGCGATGCAGGACGACGGCCGCTTCGTGATCCTGCTGGTGACGGCGACCGGCGCGTTCGCCAGCATCGCGGCGATCGTAGCCGAACTCGGCACGCCGCATCGCGGCGCGCTGGAGCTGAGCATCGCAGTCACCACGATCACGCTGTCATGGGCTGCCGTGCACACGACCTTCGCGCTGCATTACGCGCATGACTATTATCGACACGGGACCGCAGGCGGCCTGCAATTCCCGAGCGGCGAGAAGGAAGACCACGCCGATTATTGGGATTTCGTCTACTTCTCGTTCGTGATCGGCATGACCGCGCAGGTCTCCGACGTCGGCATCACCGACAAGACCATCCGCCGCACGGCCACCGCACACGGCATCGTCTCGTTCATCTACAACACGGCGTTGCTTGCACTGACGGTCAACATCGCAGCGAGCGCGATCGCGACATGA
- a CDS encoding polyprenyl synthetase family protein produces the protein MTGTSPSDFAKRLDKTADDTEALLGRLLSDDILHDEIARPKRLMDAMRYSSLNGGKRLRPFLVVESAAVFGVPREAALLVGAALECIHCYSLIHDDLPAMDNSDLRRGRPTLHKQTDDATAILAGDGLLTLAFDIITRDEVHGDANVRLLLTRALARCAGIGGMVGGQILDLAGEGRFGGNEPIDVARIQQMKTGALLRYGCIAGAILGQASKAEYQALDDYGRALGEAFQIADDLLDVEGDAAALGKPAGADAALGKTTFVTQLGIEGAKQRVRDLLARADSAVSIFGDRAAVLQAAARFVAERKN, from the coding sequence ATGACCGGCACGTCCCCGTCCGATTTCGCCAAACGTCTGGACAAGACCGCTGATGACACCGAAGCCCTGCTCGGGCGCCTGCTGTCGGATGACATCCTGCACGACGAAATCGCCCGGCCCAAGCGACTGATGGACGCAATGCGCTATTCGAGCCTGAACGGCGGCAAGCGCCTGCGGCCGTTCCTGGTGGTGGAGAGCGCCGCCGTATTCGGCGTGCCGCGCGAGGCGGCCCTGCTCGTGGGCGCCGCGCTGGAATGCATCCACTGCTATTCGCTGATCCATGACGACCTGCCGGCGATGGACAATTCGGACCTGCGCCGCGGCCGCCCCACCCTGCACAAGCAGACCGACGACGCTACTGCGATCCTCGCCGGCGACGGCCTTCTGACCCTCGCGTTCGACATCATTACACGCGACGAGGTCCATGGCGACGCCAATGTGAGGCTGCTCTTGACGCGTGCGCTGGCGCGCTGCGCCGGCATCGGCGGCATGGTCGGCGGCCAGATCCTCGATCTCGCCGGCGAAGGCCGGTTTGGCGGCAACGAGCCGATCGACGTCGCCCGTATCCAGCAGATGAAGACCGGCGCACTGCTGCGCTACGGCTGCATCGCCGGCGCAATTCTCGGCCAGGCCTCGAAGGCGGAATATCAGGCGCTCGACGATTACGGGCGCGCACTCGGCGAAGCCTTCCAGATCGCCGACGATCTGCTCGACGTCGAGGGCGATGCGGCCGCGCTCGGCAAGCCGGCCGGCGCCGATGCCGCGCTCGGCAAGACCACCTTCGTGACCCAGCTCGGGATCGAAGGCGCCAAGCAGCGCGTGCGTGACCTGCTCGCGCGCGCCGATAGCGCCGTCTCGATCTTCGGCGACCGCGCCGCCGTGCTGCAGGCCGCCGCGCGCTTCGTGGCCGAGCGGAAGAACTGA